Proteins from a genomic interval of Vicia villosa cultivar HV-30 ecotype Madison, WI unplaced genomic scaffold, Vvil1.0 ctg.000474F_1_1, whole genome shotgun sequence:
- the LOC131628734 gene encoding E3 ubiquitin-protein ligase PRT1-like, with amino-acid sequence MDNTAFKNHNFDDEEDEEVPDSFSCCVCLDLLYKPIVLSCGHICCFWCVYKSMNCLRESQCPTCRHQYYHFPTVCQSLHFLLLKMYPVAYNRRINQTLEEEKKSGFYSPQFDPDTCESQAKFGHSCSPSSSSMINPVPNSSVVETFECTKQPESIAHEAEPEITGTPAEEKILPHDKLDIQHKISVADVMCTMCKQLLFRPVVLNCGHVYCETCVYKLADEMLRCEVCQSPHPRGFPKVCLEFSHFLEEQFAEEYARRSDAMELKEIKIKPETPSCSSDNGNKGENTEWWSDPDLKVHIGVGCDFCGMFPIIGDRYRCTDCKEKMGFDLCKDCYDTRSKLPGRFNQQHTSDHSFKLVQPNYIRNIMLRLVTGQLGDRSIDTESLSNIDFTAEASGLFDDGEENQNEPEATD; translated from the exons ATGGACAACACCGCATTCAAAAACCACAACTTTGatgacgaagaagatgaagaagttcCTGATTCTTTTTCCTGTTGCGTTTGTTT GGATCTACTATACAAGCCCATTGTACTAT CTTGTGGGCACATATGTTGTTTCTGGTGTGTGTATAAGTCGATGAATTGTCTGCGGGAGTCTCAGTGTCCAACATGTAGGCATCAATACTATCACTTCCCAACAGTCTGTcaatcacttcattttttgctTCTTAAGATGTATCCTGTTGCTTACAATAGAAGGATCAATCAAACTCTTG aggaagagaagaaatcaGGCTTCTATTCCCCTCAATTTGATCCCGACACATGTGAATCACAAGCTAAATTTGGTCATTCATGTAGCCCTTCTTCCTCCTCAATGATAAATCCGGTGCCCAACTCATCTGTTGTGGAAACTTTTGAATGTACAAAGCAACCAGAGTCCATTGCCCATGAAGCAGAGCCGGAAATTACTGGGACTCCGGCTGAAGAAAAAATATTGCCTCATGATAAGCTTGACATACAACATAAAATATCTGTTGCTGATGTGATGTGTACAATGTGCAAGCAGCTTCTTTTTCGTCCCGTAGTTCTTAATTGTGGTCATG TATACTGTGAAACTTGTGTCTACAAGTTAGCTGATGAGATGCTTAGATGCGAAGTTTGTCAAAGTCCACATCCAAGAGGATTTCCGAAAGTATGTTTGGAGTTTAGTCACTTTTTGGAGGAACAATTTGCTGAAGAATATGCACGGCGAAGTGATGCTATGGAACTAAAGGAAATCAAAATCAAACCCGAGACCCCTTCTT GTTCATCGGATAACGgtaacaaaggagaaaatacagAATGGTGGTCTGATCCTGACTTGAAAGTTCACATTGGAGTTGGTTGTGACTTTTGTGGG ATGTTTCCTATCATTGGAGATAGATATAGATGCACCGATTGCAAGGAGAAAATGGGTTTTGATCTCTGTAAAGATTGCTACGACACCCGCTCCAAACTTCCAGGCCGATTTAATCAACAACACACCTCAGATCATAGTTTCAAGCTTGTACAACCCAACTATATTCGTAACATAATGTTGAGGCTCGTCACCGGACAGTTAGGCGACAGGTCTATCGACACCGAGTCTTTAAGTAACATAGATTTTACAGCCGAAGCCTCCGGGTTGTTTGATGATGGTGAAGAAAACCAGAATGAACCCGAAGCTACAGATTGA